A window from Zingiber officinale cultivar Zhangliang chromosome 7A, Zo_v1.1, whole genome shotgun sequence encodes these proteins:
- the LOC121999650 gene encoding putative F-box protein At5g38270, with translation MIPTAITPDSGRDRDWNPVGSRPDSSLAAFETEIRLRSRWNPAAIAAGFQMLHDRTRSHQLPTSSRSDSGAIASAGLPGHRRGRSVDGGARGGARVTRDNEHHSYFKFSPVPPLHGMCYAGSNGSWVAIVDLAFHVSLLNPLTCAQIDLPSLLHLFPCESLPNCGGYRFYKTDGNSYFHEFETCRDYRIMKVVFSSNPTPNNYMAMVICNGFPCAYTKAGISKWINLDFSMRDIIYYNRLFYALMGPSYIIAIDLSGDDPIKRVIIDDDIEFFDSLPICKYHYHYLAFSSTGELFLILRRAEYVYLDPDDDDDDDDDDDDDDPIKHETIGLMVFKYNCESSSYWDEVRCLGNKSIFVGMNNAYLLSIEDFAGLEANCIYFTDTWEGSRCNADKGRSNLDIGVFNLEQKKFQRYCLPYEITLPPPIWFIPSM, from the exons ATGATTCCGACCGCGATCACGCCAGATTCCGGACGCGATCGCGACTGGAATCCAGTGGGATCGAGGCCGGATTCCAGCCTGGCCgcgttcgagaccgaaatccggCTGCGATCGCGCTGGAATCCGGCTGCGATCGCGGCCGGATTCCAGATGCTTCACGACCGAACTCGATCGCATCAGCTTCCGACGAGTTCGCGGTCGGATTCCGGCGCGATCGCGTCTGCAGGGCTGCCGGGCCATCGACGGGGGCGGTCGGTCGACGGCGGGGCGCGAGGAGGCGCGAGGGTGACGCGCG ATAATGAGCATCATTCCTACTTCAAGTTTTCTCCGGTGCCTCCGCTCCATGGCATGTGTTATGCTGGATCTAATGGCAGTTGGGTTGCCATTGTTGATTTAGCTTTTCACGTTAGCCTTTTGAATCCCCTTACCTGCGCTCAAATCGATCTCCCTTCTTTGCTTCACCTTTTCCCTTGTGAATCTCTACCTAATTGTGGCGGTTACAGATTCTATAAGACAGATGGAAATTCTTACTTCCATGAATTCGAAACTTGTCGTGACTACCGCATAATGAAAGTCGTCTTCTCCTCAAATCCTACTCCCAATAATTATATGGCCATGGTTATTTGTAATGGATTTCCATGTGCCTACACTAAAGCAGGCATATCCAAGTGGATAAATCTAGACTTTTCTATGCGTGACattatttattataatagattATTTTATGCTCTAATGGGTCCTTCATATATTATTGCGATTGACCTAAGTGGAGATGATCCGATCAAAAGAGTTATCATTGATGATGACATTGAATTCTTCGACTCCTTACCAATCTGTAAATATCATTATCATTACTTGGCATTCTCAAGTACTGGCGAACTATTCCTAATTCTGAGACGTGCAGAATATGTTTATCTAGAtcctgatgatgatgatgatgatgatgatgatgatgatgatgatgatccaATAAAGCATGAGACCATAGGATTGATGGTTTTCAAGTATAATTGTGAGAGTAGTTCCTATTGGGATGAAGTTAGATGTTTGGGAAACAAGTCTATTTTTGTAGGCATGAATAATGCTTATTTATTATCGATCGAAGATTTTGCTGGACTCGAAGCAAATTGTATCTACTTCACTGACACTTGGGAGGGATCAAGATGCAATGCAGATAAAGGAAGATCAAATTTAGATATTGGCGTCTTCAATTTGGAACAAAAAAAGTTTCAGCGTTATTGCTTGCCATATGAAATTACGTTACCTCCGCCAATCTGGTTCATTCCATCGATGTAA